In a genomic window of Diorhabda carinulata isolate Delta chromosome 8, icDioCari1.1, whole genome shotgun sequence:
- the LOC130897143 gene encoding protein ABHD13, giving the protein MGGYVPFARITTILFKMLLRVWAYSGLVLVFCCLIYYMYGGMFAVILLFFAVTGILYHIQDSLLYNSELPTHSRVYVPIPSTFNLPYESITTNTSDGIQIHMYFIYQPKEKGKNSPTILFFHGNAGNIGHRLQNCVGLYHNLHCNILLVEYRGYGLSEGVPSEEGLYIDAKTSLDYLISRNDINHSQIIIFGRSLGGAVAVDLATREEYLGKIWCLIVENTFTSIPDMGKVLLGWRILQYFPLFFYKNKFLSYQKVKNLRIPTLFISGTADSLVPPRMMAELHNRCGSARKQLLQVPAGTHNETWLLQGYYRSMAVFLQSCSLDNINNSNFDIKVASDKNNKSESVWIDVQTV; this is encoded by the exons ATGGGAGGTTATGTACCATTTGCGAGAATAACAACAATACTATTTAAGATGCTTTTAAGAGTCTGGGCATATTCTGGACTTGTTCTAGTATTTTGTTGTTTGATTTACTATATGTATGGAGGAATGTTTGctgttatattattattttttgctgtCACAG GTATATTATATCATATTCAAGAcagtttattatataattcaGAATTGCCTACACATTCACGAGTCTATGTACCGATCCCATCTACATTTAATCTTCCTTACGAAAGTATTACAACAAATACTTCAGATGGGATACAAATTCATATGTATTTCATCTACCAACCAAAAGAAAAAGGGAAGAACTCAccaacaatattatttttccatgGAAATGCAGGAAACATAGGTCATCGTTTACAAAATTGTGTAGGCTTATACCATAATTTACATTGTAATATCTTATTAGTTGAATATAGGGGATATGGATTATCTGAAGGAGTACCATCAGAAGAAGGTCTTTACATTGATGCTAAAACAAGCCTTGATTATTTAATTAGTAGGAATGATATAAATCAttcacaaattataatttttggaagatctTTGg GTGGTGCTGTTGCTGTAGATTTAGCAACAAGAGAGGaatatttaggaaaaatttGGTGTTTAATTGTAGAAAATACTTTCACAAGTATACCTGATATGGGAAAAGTTTTACTTGGATGGAGAATACTTCagtattttccattatttttttataagaataaa tttttgtcatatcaaaaagtgaaaaatcttCGAATTCCAACTTTATTCATATCAGGAACAGCAGACTCTTTAGTCCCTCCCCGAATGATGGCAGAACTCCATAATAGATGTGGTAGCGCTAGAAAACAACTTCTTCAAGTACCTGCAGGTACCCACAACGAAACTTGGCTTCTACAAGGGTACTACCGATCCATGGCTGTGTTTTTACAAAGTTGTAGCTtggataatattaataatagtaattttgatattaaagtagctagtgataaaaataataaaagtgagAGTGTATGGATTGATGTACAAACAGTTTGA
- the LOC130897141 gene encoding SET and MYND domain-containing protein 4-like isoform X1, giving the protein MDCLLAYYNEKFTKIDGNIFEVFAKFYNLDLTPVHSWLENQFKNKVVKDDGLSLFYRKEGNKCYAQKNLLKSLEFYTKSLCTATPGSREYGLALANRSAVTFEMKEYENCLKDIDLCFNTDYPVDLIPKIYFRKADCYYESGRKDDFDKCIEEIQRFLSITLVDDRDKHLEKLEQIKKSKIKCNNVEVQRDNFNDLPEFSEGENSSFAYASSKIKMGYDKTRGRHVVATKNISKGDVLFVEKAFIFAPVFKENKEFYSFKCYSCLKDIISSVPCASCTLCVYCNEKCRTTSWNECHKWECKGMQANIWYDLGIAFPAFKAVLKGVKSGFRTIKGDFGEDLKKFGDKTDNYPYFNRLVSNIYKGKNAAPYILMAAIVVTYLKKYTDFFVWFLKQKNCPRNDLSVLVQYIGGLITKHIAQLSCNSSIIEHWTYSSTDLLFPDILITIACGMFPSVSIMNHSCRPNVTNFFICDTIVVKALEDIKENEEVFNCYGIDYRGMNREQRQIACRTLYHFECKCLICSDPLKEVEMLDSYLCPKCKGLIPELQNATFGFCLNCGEKYSIKPFRKINNEAQKYLQNDDINQLELLIKCLKIREKILYKHHKDFEEVYYRLYSYYVESGNAENMFKYFHLWLENEKARRGNNSRGIGTKLYEAALAILHCLQNGNPKNCTNLKAFLQNVEHMIREAKMVLNLYYPAYITNRLSRKIQFISNK; this is encoded by the exons ATGGACTGTTTGCTTGCatactataatgaaaaattcacaaaaatagatggaaataTCTTCGAAGTTTTCGCAAAGTTTTACAATCTTGATCT aactcCTGTGCACTCTTGGCTAgagaatcaatttaaaaacaaggTTGTGAAAGATGATGgactttcattattttacagGAAAGAAGGGAACAAGTGCTATGCCCAAAAAAATTTGCTCAAAAGTTTGGAGTTTTACACAAAGAGTTTGTGTACTGCCACGCCTGGAAGTAGGGAGTATGGCCTTGCTTTGGCCAACAGATCAGCTGTTACTTTTGAAATGAAAGAATATGAG AACTGTTTGAAAGATATCGATCTGTGTTTTAACACAGATTATCCAGTTGATCTTATACCAAAAATTTACTTTAGAAAAGCAGATTGTTACTATGAATCTGGACGAAAGGACGATTTCGACAAATGTATTGAAGAAATTCAAAGATTTCTCTCTATAACTTTAGTAGACGACAGAG ataagcatttggaaaaattagaacaaataaaGAAGTCAAAGATAAAATGTAACAACGTAGAAGTACAAAGAGATAATTTCAATGATCTTCCAGAATTTAGCGAAGGAGAAAACAGCAGTTTTGCCTATgcttcttcaaaaattaaaatggg GTATGACAAAACTCGAGGTAGGCACGTAGtagcaacaaaaaatattagtaaaggCGACGTCCTCTTTGTGGAAAAGGCATTTATATTCGCCccagtttttaaagaaaataaagaattttattcGTTCAAGTGTTACAGTTGCTTGAAAGATATCATCAGCAGTGTTCC ATGTGCTAGTTGTACACTATGTGTATATTGCAACGAAAAATGTAGGACGACCTCCTGGAATGAATGTCACAAATGGGAATGCAAAGGTATGCAAGCTAATATTTGGTACGACTTAGGCATAGCATTTCCCGCCTTCAAAGCGGTTTTAAAGGGAGTGAAATCTGGTTTTCGAACTATCAAAGGTGATTTTGGagaagacttgaaaaaatttggCGATAAAACTGATAATTATCCATATTTCAATAGATTGGTATCTAATATTTATAAGGGTAAAAATGCAGCTCCGTATATTTTG ATGGCAGCTATTGTAGTAACATATTTAAAGAAGTACACAGATTTTTTCGTGTggtttcttaaacaaaaaaattgtcctCGAAACGATCTGAGTGTGCTAGTTCAATACATAGGAGGTTTAATTACCAAACATATCGCCCAGCTATCCTGTAATTCTAGCATTATTGAACATTGGACTTATTCGTCCACCGATTTACTTTTTCCTGATATCCTTATAACGATTGCTTGTGGAATGTTTCCGTCTGTTAGTATTATGAATCACTCGTGCCGACCAAATGTAACGAATTT TTTTATCTGTGATACGATTGTTGTGAAAGCTTTGGAAGATATAAAGGAAAACGAAGAAGTATTTAATTGTTACGGTATTGACTACCGCGGTATGAACAGGGAGCAAAGGCAAATTGCTTGTAGAACCCTGTATCATTTCGAATGTAAATGCTTAATATGCAGCGATCCTTTGAAAGAAGTG gaAATGCTGGATAGTTATCTATGTCCAAAATGTAAAGGTTTGATTCCAGAATTACAAAATGCTACATTTGGTTTTTGCCTCAATTGTGGTGAGAAGTATTCTATAAAACcgtttagaaaaataaataacgaaGCTCAGAAATACCTTCAAA atGATGACATCAACCAACTTGAACTATTAAtcaaatgtttgaaaataagagaaaaaatactttataagCACCACAAAGATTTCGAAGAAGTTTACTATAGACTTTACAGCTACTATGTAGAATCag gGAATGCTGAAAATATGTTCAAGTATTTCCATTTATGGTTAGAGAATGAGAAAGCTAGAAGAGGTAATAATTCGCGAGGGATTGGTACAAAACTTTATGAAGCTGCTTTAGCCATTTTGCACTGTCTTCAAAATGGGAACCCTAAGAATTGTACGAATTTAAA agCTTTTCTCCAAAATGTTGAGCACATGATAAGAGAGGCTAAAATGGTACTAAATTTGTATTACCCAGCGTATATAACAAATAGGTTAAgcagaaaaattcaatttatatcaaacaaataa
- the LOC130897147 gene encoding UDP-N-acetylglucosamine transferase subunit ALG14 homolog: METQLKVELCILFIILVIARLLFLIHKITTGHSKYASNKRIEPCKTIICIGSGGHTTEMISLLSTLDFRKYSPRYYIIATTDTTSLTKVESLETSKSTQLREKDYFIQKIPRSRVVQQSYFTSIFTTIFSILYSIPLVLKIRPDLILCNGPGTCIPICVIGFLLKSFFITDTKIVFIESFCRTKTLSLTGKILVYLADNFIVQWPNLRKKLKRADYIGQLM, encoded by the exons ATGGAAA CACAACTTAAGGTGGAACTTTgcatcttatttataatattggTAATTGCAAGACTACTCTTTTTAATTCACAAAATTACAACAGGTCACAGCAAATATGCTTCTAATAAGAGAATAGAACCTTGTAAAACAATAATATGTATTGGATCTGGGGGGCACACAACTGAAATGATATCTTTATTATCTACATTAGATTTCAGGAAGTATTCTCCTAGATACTATATTATTGCAACAACTGACACTACTAGTTTAACAAAAGTTGAATCACTTGAAACAAGTAAATCTACACAACTTAGAGAGAAggattatttcattcaaaaaattccGAGAAGCAGAGTTGTACAGCAATCATACTTTACTTCAATTTTcacaacaatattttcaatactctATAGCATTCCACTTGTATTAAAAATTAGGCCTGATCTTATATTGTGTAATGGTCCTGGTACTTGTATTCCTATATGTGTTATAGGATTTCTGctcaaatctttttttattactgaTACAAAGATCGTTTTTATCGAAAGTTTTTGTCGAACAAAAACATTATCTTTAACTggtaaaattttagtttatttagccgataatttcatagttcagtggccaaatttgagaaaaaaactgaaaagagCTGATTACATTGGTCagttaatgtaa
- the LOC130897141 gene encoding SET and MYND domain-containing protein 4-like isoform X2, with amino-acid sequence MRKADCYYESGRKDDFDKCIEEIQRFLSITLVDDRDKHLEKLEQIKKSKIKCNNVEVQRDNFNDLPEFSEGENSSFAYASSKIKMGYDKTRGRHVVATKNISKGDVLFVEKAFIFAPVFKENKEFYSFKCYSCLKDIISSVPCASCTLCVYCNEKCRTTSWNECHKWECKGMQANIWYDLGIAFPAFKAVLKGVKSGFRTIKGDFGEDLKKFGDKTDNYPYFNRLVSNIYKGKNAAPYILMAAIVVTYLKKYTDFFVWFLKQKNCPRNDLSVLVQYIGGLITKHIAQLSCNSSIIEHWTYSSTDLLFPDILITIACGMFPSVSIMNHSCRPNVTNFFICDTIVVKALEDIKENEEVFNCYGIDYRGMNREQRQIACRTLYHFECKCLICSDPLKEVEMLDSYLCPKCKGLIPELQNATFGFCLNCGEKYSIKPFRKINNEAQKYLQNDDINQLELLIKCLKIREKILYKHHKDFEEVYYRLYSYYVESGNAENMFKYFHLWLENEKARRGNNSRGIGTKLYEAALAILHCLQNGNPKNCTNLKAFLQNVEHMIREAKMVLNLYYPAYITNRLSRKIQFISNK; translated from the exons ATGAG AAAAGCAGATTGTTACTATGAATCTGGACGAAAGGACGATTTCGACAAATGTATTGAAGAAATTCAAAGATTTCTCTCTATAACTTTAGTAGACGACAGAG ataagcatttggaaaaattagaacaaataaaGAAGTCAAAGATAAAATGTAACAACGTAGAAGTACAAAGAGATAATTTCAATGATCTTCCAGAATTTAGCGAAGGAGAAAACAGCAGTTTTGCCTATgcttcttcaaaaattaaaatggg GTATGACAAAACTCGAGGTAGGCACGTAGtagcaacaaaaaatattagtaaaggCGACGTCCTCTTTGTGGAAAAGGCATTTATATTCGCCccagtttttaaagaaaataaagaattttattcGTTCAAGTGTTACAGTTGCTTGAAAGATATCATCAGCAGTGTTCC ATGTGCTAGTTGTACACTATGTGTATATTGCAACGAAAAATGTAGGACGACCTCCTGGAATGAATGTCACAAATGGGAATGCAAAGGTATGCAAGCTAATATTTGGTACGACTTAGGCATAGCATTTCCCGCCTTCAAAGCGGTTTTAAAGGGAGTGAAATCTGGTTTTCGAACTATCAAAGGTGATTTTGGagaagacttgaaaaaatttggCGATAAAACTGATAATTATCCATATTTCAATAGATTGGTATCTAATATTTATAAGGGTAAAAATGCAGCTCCGTATATTTTG ATGGCAGCTATTGTAGTAACATATTTAAAGAAGTACACAGATTTTTTCGTGTggtttcttaaacaaaaaaattgtcctCGAAACGATCTGAGTGTGCTAGTTCAATACATAGGAGGTTTAATTACCAAACATATCGCCCAGCTATCCTGTAATTCTAGCATTATTGAACATTGGACTTATTCGTCCACCGATTTACTTTTTCCTGATATCCTTATAACGATTGCTTGTGGAATGTTTCCGTCTGTTAGTATTATGAATCACTCGTGCCGACCAAATGTAACGAATTT TTTTATCTGTGATACGATTGTTGTGAAAGCTTTGGAAGATATAAAGGAAAACGAAGAAGTATTTAATTGTTACGGTATTGACTACCGCGGTATGAACAGGGAGCAAAGGCAAATTGCTTGTAGAACCCTGTATCATTTCGAATGTAAATGCTTAATATGCAGCGATCCTTTGAAAGAAGTG gaAATGCTGGATAGTTATCTATGTCCAAAATGTAAAGGTTTGATTCCAGAATTACAAAATGCTACATTTGGTTTTTGCCTCAATTGTGGTGAGAAGTATTCTATAAAACcgtttagaaaaataaataacgaaGCTCAGAAATACCTTCAAA atGATGACATCAACCAACTTGAACTATTAAtcaaatgtttgaaaataagagaaaaaatactttataagCACCACAAAGATTTCGAAGAAGTTTACTATAGACTTTACAGCTACTATGTAGAATCag gGAATGCTGAAAATATGTTCAAGTATTTCCATTTATGGTTAGAGAATGAGAAAGCTAGAAGAGGTAATAATTCGCGAGGGATTGGTACAAAACTTTATGAAGCTGCTTTAGCCATTTTGCACTGTCTTCAAAATGGGAACCCTAAGAATTGTACGAATTTAAA agCTTTTCTCCAAAATGTTGAGCACATGATAAGAGAGGCTAAAATGGTACTAAATTTGTATTACCCAGCGTATATAACAAATAGGTTAAgcagaaaaattcaatttatatcaaacaaataa
- the LOC130897148 gene encoding UPF0488 protein CG14286 yields the protein MPPNKLKLHKSTGKNTSKLQRTIENTSESQASSSNVEISNEEKFEIELYWCVQQLQKALSSGKLNNKQVQDHTKSLNILMSNTAPVIKKRQVMRMAFGDYREKMATEEKKLSKSATNMKLKPATANKKTVFLKKSVFTSNLDSSFKFNFNIDDSNSEEIEKVSANDEEQKHISNNNTKNFHFVPSNNSFRFGFNVEDEL from the exons ATGCCACCAAATAAACTTAAGCTACATAAATCTACAGgaaaaaatacatcaaaattACAAAGAACTATAGAAAATACGTCGGAATCTCAGGCCAGCTCATCAAATGTAGAGATatcaaatgaagaaaaattcgAGATAGAATTATACTGGTGTGTGCAACAGTTGCAAAAAGCTCTAAGTTctggaaaattgaataataaacaaG TTCAAGATCATACcaaatctttaaatattttaatgagtAACACAGCACCTGTAATTAAGAAGAGGCAGGTAATGAGAATGGCATTTGGagattatagagaaaaaatggCAACagaggaaaaaaaattgtcaaaaa GTGCAACTAATATGAAACTAAAACCTGCTACAGCTAATaaaaaaacagtatttttaaagaaaagtgTATTTACATCAAACTTGGACAGtagttttaaattcaattttaatatagaTGACAGTAACagtgaagaaatagaaaaagttagTGCCAATGATGAAGAgcaaaaacatatttcaaataataatactaaaaactttcattttgtaccttcaaataatagttttagGTTCGGTTTCAATGTTGAAGATGAATTATGA